GAGGGCCAACGGTCGAAAGCTCAGCATTTCGTCCAAGCCGACCTCCGCCATCAGGAAACATCAAAGTGCCCTGTCTCCAGTCGTTTCTCCCCAGTCGTTTCCCCAGTCGTTTCCCCTGTCGTTCCCCAGTCGTTCCCCAGTCGTTCCCCAGTCGTTCCCCAGTCGTTTCCCAGTCGTTTCCCAAGCGGACACGTCAAAACGGCGCAGGAGAATCGACTGTCATCTCTCCCCAGACGCATTCGGGTGAGAGGTGACAGATCCGTACTCGAGGTTGCAGGACCGCTACGTTTTCCGTCGACTGCGTCGGGTAACGATACCCGCTGCGGCGATCAGCAGGATCGCCGAGGATGGTTCTGGCACGGCTTTGACATCTAGTATCAGTGTCACTCCGCTTGCCGGTGTATCACCAAACACCCCGGCCGAATTGGTTGCGACAGGTTGACTACCTGCAATTGCGATCAATCCAGACGACAAATTTAGATCGATCAACGCGACTGCGTTCAGATTGAAATCGATATCGGTATTATCGGGGAACCCTGAGGAAACTGTCCCGCTGCCGTACACGTTTCCGCTTGCCAAATCACCAAAGTTTGCGGTCCCAGCCGTCAACGCGGGGATGGATCCTGCATACGAATGAAATGAGATCGTGACATCTTCGAATCGACCGACATCGCCGCCGGAATTCGCACGCAGCACGGCAGACGTAATCGTACCATTGATCCCGGATAAATCGAAAATCGCATAATCCCGAAATTCAAAATTAGGATTCGAAATGAAAGAGCCTACCGCGTATTCATTGCGCAAGTGAAATGCTCCGTGTTGAGTATAAGATCCGACATCTGTCGCTCCAAGGCTCACTGGTGCCGCGTGCATTTGGCCGCCACTGAATAACGTGCCGATTACCGCAATGAGTAGAGTCAATTTCATGCTGATTACTTATAGAAGACTATCGTAGATGACTATCGATAATTCGATAGCTAAATCGCAGCATAGCCATCATCAATCGAGCACGCAATCATTTTTCATCTGCTTACAATTCGGCTTGCTCCAATTGAACAATGTAGTCAGGCACTATTTGCAACATTTCCATCAACGACCCTTGATCCCTTTGACGTTTCCTTACGCTGACGATGCACTGGCAATACTTCTTGAGAGCTATTTGGGGACAGAGAGCTATTTGGGGACAGGGCACCTTGAAACGCTTTGCGTGGAGTCAGACTCGGGTTTCGGGTTTCAAGTGAGTTCGGGTAAGGTGCTTGCGTGCCAAGCACCGCTACTGCTCGCTACCGCTACTGCTCGCTTAGGGGCGGCGTCTGGTGCGTGACGACCACGCACCCTACCTGGACTGTCCCCAGTCGTTCCGGTCCCCAGTCGTTCCGCGTGGTCAGAACCGGCTGAATCCACGTCGCCGGGCGACTAGTGCGCAGCTTCGCCAGTCGCTACCGTTTACGCATTCCCCGCACTCGGTTTTAGATGCGACTAGAATGCGCGGTGCGCGTGGGAGTTGATGCGAAACCCAACCCGAGGATGCTGATGAACCGCCGTTTGTGGAATAAGCCTTCCCGCCCCAACCGTAGAACGACTCGAAAAGCCCGATTCGAATTGCTCGAGGGTCGCCGCGTTCTGGCGGCGATCGCCAGCGGCCAGTTGGTCAGCGACTCGGTCGACACCGGGGCGAATCAAACCGACAGCTACACGTTCTTTCTGGCTGTCGGTGATTCGGTACGTGTTTCGGTGGGTGAATCGGCTTCCAGCAGTGCGTCGCCGAAATTGGAACTCTTGGGTCCGGAATCGTTCGTCGTCGATTCCGACACCGGTAGCTCCGAAGCGCTGATCCAATTGAGCAACGTCACCACCGCGGGCACCTACACGGCCGTCGTTTCGGATGACAACAACGACCAATCACTCGACTATCGGATTCGTCTGTTTGTGACGCCCGCCAGCACCACACTGGTTGGATCGCTCGACGGCGTCTTAGAAAACGATACGCCGCTCAGCCGCGCGGTTTCTGTCGGTGGATTCAATGTCTTTCAGTTTCGCCCGGTCGTGGGCGGCCCCCTGTCGGTCGCGGTCAACGAGACGCCCGCCAATCCCGCCCCCACGTCGGCGTCGCCGAAGATCGAAGTGTTCAACAGTGCCGGCGATTTGATCGCCATGGATATCGATACGCAAACGGCACAAATCAATATCGCCAGCGTCACCACGTCTGACATCTACACGGCGATCGTCAGCGACGAAACCAACGATCGTGGCTTTGCTTTTTCGATTCGTGCAACCGGAATTCAAAGTCTGAATAACGTGTCGCCGACGGTCAGTGACATCGCCGATTTGACCGTAGCGGTCGGTACGACGATCGATCCGATCGCTTTCACGATCGGCGATACGGAAACCAATCCAAACAACCTGACCGTTGCCGTCACTTCGTCGAACACGAATGTTGTGCCAGCGACGGGGATCTCGCTCTCAGGAACGGGCGTCAATCGCCAAGTATCGATCGTTCCGGCGACCGGCCAAACGGGCGCTTCGACGATCACCGTGACGGTCACCGACGGCGCCGGGGCGACCGCGACGGATACATTCGAGCTTACGGTTGAAGTCCCCAACACGGATCCAACCCTTTCCGATATCGCGGATGTCGCGGTGATTCAGGGATCCGCAATCGATCCGATCACGTTCACGATCAACGATGCCGAAACACCCGCCGCGACGCTGAATGTTTCGTTCACTTCCACGAACGCCGCGCTGCTGCCCGCTTCGGCGATCACTTTGGCCGGCAGCGGTGCGAACCGCCAGATGACACTTGCACCCGTCGTCGGCCAGTTCGGATCGACAATGGTCACCGTAACCGTTACCGACGCGGGCGGAAAAACGGCGTCGGATACGTTCAGTGTGACGGTCGCGTCGAACAACGGTGCGCCGACCATTTCGAACATTGCCAACGTGACCGTTCCCTTCGGATCGCCAAGCGATGCGATCCGTTTTTCCGTCATCGATGGCGAAACGGTCCCCGAAGCACTCACCGTTTCATTCACTTCATCGAATGT
The sequence above is a segment of the Rubripirellula tenax genome. Coding sequences within it:
- a CDS encoding PEP-CTERM sorting domain-containing protein (PEP-CTERM proteins occur, often in large numbers, in the proteomes of bacteria that also encode an exosortase, a predicted intramembrane cysteine proteinase. The presence of a PEP-CTERM domain at a protein's C-terminus predicts cleavage within the sorting domain, followed by covalent anchoring to some some component of the (usually Gram-negative) cell surface. Many PEP-CTERM proteins exhibit an unusual sequence composition that includes large numbers of potential glycosylation sites. Expression of one such protein has been shown restore the ability of a bacterium to form floc, a type of biofilm.) produces the protein MLRANSGGDVGRFEDVTISFHSYAGSIPALTAGTANFGDLASGNVYGSGTVSSGFPDNTDIDFNLNAVALIDLNLSSGLIAIAGSQPVATNSAGVFGDTPASGVTLILDVKAVPEPSSAILLIAAAGIVTRRSRRKT